The sequence below is a genomic window from Sphingobium sp. EP60837.
CGAACATTTGATGAAGCCCGAATTCTTCGACTCCGCCAAATTCCCCAAGGCCACCTTCGTTTCGACCGCCGTAAAGGCAGACGGCCCGACAGGCGCCGAAATCACCGGCAATCTCACGATCAAGGGCGTGACCAAGCCGGTGACGCTGGACGCCGAGTTCTACGGCGCGGGCAAGGCTCCGGCGATGGCAGGGGGCAAGGAAAATGTCGGCTTCGTCGCGACCGGCGCCGTGAAACGCAGCGACTTCAAAATGGGCTATGGCGTGCCGATGGTCGGCGATACAATCGAACTGAAGATCGTCGCCGCGTTCCAGAAGTAATCGGCCCTGCCAATGCCGTCACCCCGGGCTTGACCCGGGGTCCCGCTTTTTTAAATACGCCAGTAATGACAAGCGACCAGCAAGGCGGCTGGGTCTATATCATGGCCGATCGCTATCGCGGCACCATGTATGTCGGCGTCACGGCAAACCTTGCGGCACGCATCCATCAGCATCGATTGGGCGAAGGATCTGACTTCTGCACCCGTTACGGACTTGTCCACCTCGTATGGGCGGAGCATGCAGATGACATCGCAAGCTGCATTGAACATGAAAAGCGCCTCAAGCGCTGGCGCCGCCAATGGAAGTTCGACCTGATTGAAAGAGCCAACCCGGATTGGCGGGACATGTTCGATACACTTGCGTGAATGGTAGCGGGACCCCGGATCGAGTCCGGGGTGACGCGACTGTGGTAGGGCGCACTATCCAATTCGTCACCCCGGGCTCGACCCGGGGTCCCGCTTCTTCATCACTCCCCACTCCCTCCCCCAACACACCAAAACTTGCACTTCCCCGCCAATCCCGTTAAACCCCCACCCATCATGCAGCGCGCGCTTCTTCCCCTGCTACGACTTACACGCCCTTAGGCGTGGCTTTTGTGCTGCTCTTCGCTTGAATGACGCAGCAATCCGCCTAAGGGCAAAACCAAGCAGATAGTCGTTTCACCGGACCCGCGATGCGCGGCCCGTTTGCGTAAAGAAGTAGCTTTCCCATGATGCTGACCGACCCTTCGCAGAAATACCGCCCCTTCCCTCAGGTGGATCTGCCCAACCGCCAGTGGCCCAGCGCCGTCATCACCTCGCCGCCGCGCTGGCTCTCGACCGACATGCGCGATGGTAACCAGTCGCTGATCGATCCCATGAACGCGGAAAAGAAGCGCCGCTTCTTCGACCTGCTGATCAGGGTGGGCGTCAAGGAGATCGAGGTCGGCTTCCCCAGCGCGGGCGCGACCGAGTTCGACTTCATCTCCGGCCTGGTCCGCGACGGCGCGATCCCCGACGATGTCTTCCCGCAAGTGCTGACCCAGGCCCGCGAAGACCTGATCGCGACCACCTTCGAAAGCCTGCGGGGCGCCAAGCAGGCGATCGTCCATGTCTATAATGCCGTCTCTCCGGCGTGGCGGAACATCGTGTTCCAGATGGACCGACCGCAGATCAAGGAAATCGCGATCAACGCGGCAAAGCTGCTGCGCGACAATGCGGCCAAGCAGCCCAACACCGACTGGCATTTCGAATATTCGCCGGAAACCTTCTCCACGGCGGAGCTAGATTTCAGCCTGGAATGTTGTGAAGCGGTCATGGAAATCCTGCAGCCGACGCCAGAGCGCCCGCTGATCCTGAACCTGCCCGCGACGGTCGAAGCCGCGACGCCCAACATCTACGCGGACCAGATCGAATGGATGTGCCGCAACATTTCGAAACGCGACAGCGTCGTCATCTCGCTGCACACCCATAATGACCGCGGCACCGGCGTCGCGGCGGCCGAGCTGGGACTGATGGCGGGTGCGGATCGTGTCGAAGGCTGTCTGTTCGGCAATGGCGAGCGTACCGGCAATTGCGATCTCGTGACCGTCGCGCTCAACATGTACACGCAGGGTGTCAATCCGGGGCTCGACTTCTCCGACATCGACGAGGTCATTCAGACCGTCGAATATTGCAACCAGCTGCCCGTTCATCCGCGCCATCCCTATGCGGGCGAACTGGTCTTCACCGCCTTCTCCGGCTCGCACCAGGACGCGATCAAGAAGGGTTTTGCCGTTCAGGAAACGCGCAACGACCGGATTTGGGACGTGCCCTATCTGCCCATCGATCCCAAGGATCTGGGCCGCGACTATGAAGCGGTGATCCGCGTCAATTCGCAGTCCGGTAAGGGCGGCGTCGCCTGGGTGCTGCAGCAGGACAAGGGGCTGAAGCTGCCCAAGCGCATGCAGGCGGATTTCTCCCGCGTCGTCCAGGCGCTGGCCGACCAGACCAGCCGCGAGCTGAACGCCGCCGACATCTGGACCGCGTTCGAGGATCATTACCGCCTCTCGGGTGACCAGCCCTACAAGCTGATCGACTATAATGAGAGCGGCCATGCGGGCGACCGCATCTTCACCGGCAAGATCGCGCACAAGGGCGGCGAACGGAGCATTTCCGGACGCGGCAACGGCCTGCTCTCCTCGGTGCTGGCCGCCCTGCGCGAGGATCTCGGCGTCGATCTGGAGATTGCCGACTATAGCGAACATGCGATCGGCGCAGGCACGGACGTTGCCGCCGCCGCCTATGTCGAATGCCGCACGCCCGACGGCCGCACAATCTTCGGCATCGGCACCGACACCGACGTCGCCACCGCGTCGGTCCAGGCTGTGCTTTCGGCCGCCAACAGCATTTCATAACGAAACTGAAAATAGGAAATGGCGAGCAAAACGCGTTTTTCTCGCCATTTCATTCATTAAATCGGAAAAACAGTGCCAGATCATCAGGTTCACATAATCGGCGGCGGCCTCGCCGGTTCGGAAGCCGCCTGGCAATTGGCGCAGGCTGGCGTCAAAGTCCGCCTCTCCGAAATGCGCGGCTCCGGCGACATGACTCCGGCGCACCAGACTGACGGCCTCGCCGAACTCGTCTGCTCAAACAGCTTCCGCTCCGACGATCCCGACAAGAACGCCGTCGGCCTCCTCCACCAAGAAATGCGCCGCCTCGGCTCCCTCATCATGGCGCAGGCAGAACCGGCGAAGGTTCCTGCCGGTTCGGCCTTGGCAGTCGATCGGCATATCTTCTCCGAAGGCGTCACCCGCACCCTGTCGGAACATCCCAATGTCGAAATCGTCCGCGAACGCATCGACCAGTTGCCCACAGAAGGGCTCACCATCGTCGCCACCGGCCCCCTGACCGCGCCCGCCCTCGCCGCCAGCATCGGCCAAGCAGCAGGCATGGACCATCTCGCCTTTTTCGACGCCATCGCGCCCGTCATCCATTTCGACAGCATCGACATGGACAAATGCTGGATGGCGAACCGCTGGGACAAGATCGGTCCCGGCGGTGGCGAAGGCAAGGATTACATCAATTGCCCCATGAACAAGGAGCAGTATCAAGCCTTCGTCCAGGGACTGCTCGACGGCGAAAAGACTGAGTTCAAGGATTGGGAAAAAGACACTCCCTATTTCGAAGGCTGTATGCCAATCGAGGTGATGGCGTCCCGCGGCCCTGAAACTCTGCGTCACGGTCCGATGAAGCCGATGGGCCTCGACGACCCCCGCACGGGCCGCTGGCCCTATGCCGTTGTCCAGCTGCGCCAAGACAATGCCTCAGGCACGCTCTGGAACATGGTCGG
It includes:
- a CDS encoding GIY-YIG nuclease family protein encodes the protein MTSDQQGGWVYIMADRYRGTMYVGVTANLAARIHQHRLGEGSDFCTRYGLVHLVWAEHADDIASCIEHEKRLKRWRRQWKFDLIERANPDWRDMFDTLA
- the leuA gene encoding 2-isopropylmalate synthase, translating into MMLTDPSQKYRPFPQVDLPNRQWPSAVITSPPRWLSTDMRDGNQSLIDPMNAEKKRRFFDLLIRVGVKEIEVGFPSAGATEFDFISGLVRDGAIPDDVFPQVLTQAREDLIATTFESLRGAKQAIVHVYNAVSPAWRNIVFQMDRPQIKEIAINAAKLLRDNAAKQPNTDWHFEYSPETFSTAELDFSLECCEAVMEILQPTPERPLILNLPATVEAATPNIYADQIEWMCRNISKRDSVVISLHTHNDRGTGVAAAELGLMAGADRVEGCLFGNGERTGNCDLVTVALNMYTQGVNPGLDFSDIDEVIQTVEYCNQLPVHPRHPYAGELVFTAFSGSHQDAIKKGFAVQETRNDRIWDVPYLPIDPKDLGRDYEAVIRVNSQSGKGGVAWVLQQDKGLKLPKRMQADFSRVVQALADQTSRELNAADIWTAFEDHYRLSGDQPYKLIDYNESGHAGDRIFTGKIAHKGGERSISGRGNGLLSSVLAALREDLGVDLEIADYSEHAIGAGTDVAAAAYVECRTPDGRTIFGIGTDTDVATASVQAVLSAANSIS
- a CDS encoding YceI family protein, translating into MRKLLISAVAVATLTGGTVVIAQQMPAAPGAKDPARVTGGTYQIDPGHTQVVFAYDHMGFSNNLGIISESTGTLTLDPKNVAASKVSVEVPISNIRTGVAKLDEHLMKPEFFDSAKFPKATFVSTAVKADGPTGAEITGNLTIKGVTKPVTLDAEFYGAGKAPAMAGGKENVGFVATGAVKRSDFKMGYGVPMVGDTIELKIVAAFQK
- the trmFO gene encoding methylenetetrahydrofolate--tRNA-(uracil(54)-C(5))-methyltransferase (FADH(2)-oxidizing) TrmFO — encoded protein: MPDHQVHIIGGGLAGSEAAWQLAQAGVKVRLSEMRGSGDMTPAHQTDGLAELVCSNSFRSDDPDKNAVGLLHQEMRRLGSLIMAQAEPAKVPAGSALAVDRHIFSEGVTRTLSEHPNVEIVRERIDQLPTEGLTIVATGPLTAPALAASIGQAAGMDHLAFFDAIAPVIHFDSIDMDKCWMANRWDKIGPGGGEGKDYINCPMNKEQYQAFVQGLLDGEKTEFKDWEKDTPYFEGCMPIEVMASRGPETLRHGPMKPMGLDDPRTGRWPYAVVQLRQDNASGTLWNMVGFQTKLKHGAQVELFRTIPGLEQAEFARLGGLHRNTFIQSPKLLDATLRLKSAPHIRFAGQVTGCEGYVESAAIGLLAGRFAAAEVVGKEFAPLPATTALGALLGHVIGNVDTADYQPMNVNFGLFPPIDDVKKKQRKEALTSRARAALGQWLGELQPA